In one Streptomyces sp. NBC_01288 genomic region, the following are encoded:
- a CDS encoding DUF2252 domain-containing protein, with protein MTEAGIGVGRRLPGVRGFATWPVEGSPKEEGKALRASVPRSAHAAFDLDGSRPDAVTTVEESGRGRIPGLTPIRVGRMAATPFAFLRGSAGLMAYDLARTPMTRIGAQICGDAHAANFGLYGDARGGLVIDLNDFDETVHGPWEWDLKRLAASLVLAGREAGADEDTCRTAAHGAVGSYRRTMRLLAKLPVLDAWNAIADEELVSHADARDLLGTLERVSEKARGNTSGRFAARSTEAAEDGGRRFVDASPVLRRIPDAEAAAVAASLEAYLDTLSEDRLPLLARHTVHDVAFRVVGTGSVGTRSYVVLLLDHRGEPLVLQVKEARPSALVPHLLTAGFDAPSVAHEGRRVVLGQKRMQVVSDILLGWTTVDGLPFQVRQFRNRKGSVDPAALAADQIDDYGRMTGALLARAHAHSADPRLVAGYCGKNDELDEAIATFAVAYADRTEADHAELVGAVRAGRIAAEMGV; from the coding sequence ATGACCGAGGCCGGTATCGGTGTGGGGCGCAGGCTGCCCGGGGTGCGGGGGTTCGCCACCTGGCCCGTGGAGGGGTCGCCCAAAGAAGAGGGGAAGGCGCTGCGGGCGAGCGTTCCGCGCAGCGCGCACGCCGCTTTCGACCTGGACGGTTCCCGCCCCGACGCGGTGACCACGGTCGAGGAGTCCGGCCGCGGCCGCATCCCCGGGCTCACGCCGATACGCGTGGGCAGGATGGCGGCCACGCCCTTCGCGTTCCTGCGCGGTTCGGCGGGACTCATGGCCTACGACCTCGCCCGCACCCCCATGACCCGGATCGGCGCCCAGATCTGCGGCGACGCCCACGCGGCCAACTTCGGCCTGTACGGCGACGCCCGCGGCGGCCTGGTCATCGACCTCAACGACTTCGACGAGACCGTGCACGGCCCCTGGGAGTGGGACCTCAAGCGCCTCGCCGCCTCGCTGGTGCTCGCGGGCCGGGAGGCCGGCGCCGACGAGGACACCTGCCGTACGGCGGCGCACGGCGCGGTGGGTTCCTACCGCCGCACCATGCGGCTGCTGGCCAAGCTCCCGGTGCTGGACGCGTGGAACGCCATCGCCGACGAGGAGTTGGTCTCCCACGCCGACGCCCGCGACCTGCTCGGCACGCTGGAGCGGGTCTCCGAGAAGGCGCGGGGCAACACCAGCGGACGGTTCGCGGCCAGGTCGACCGAGGCCGCCGAGGACGGCGGGCGCCGCTTCGTCGACGCCTCGCCGGTGCTGCGGCGGATCCCGGACGCGGAGGCCGCGGCGGTGGCGGCGTCCCTGGAGGCGTATCTGGACACGCTCTCCGAGGACCGCCTCCCGCTGCTCGCCCGGCACACGGTGCACGACGTCGCCTTCCGCGTCGTCGGCACCGGCAGCGTGGGCACGCGGTCGTACGTCGTGCTGCTCCTGGACCACCGCGGCGAACCGCTCGTCCTCCAGGTGAAGGAGGCCCGCCCCTCGGCGCTGGTGCCGCACCTGTTGACCGCCGGGTTCGACGCGCCGTCCGTCGCGCACGAGGGTCGGCGCGTGGTGCTCGGGCAGAAGCGGATGCAGGTCGTCAGCGACATCCTGCTGGGCTGGACGACGGTCGACGGACTCCCCTTCCAAGTACGGCAGTTCCGCAACCGCAAGGGCAGCGTCGACCCGGCCGCCCTCGCCGCCGACCAGATCGACGACTACGGCCGCATGACCGGCGCCCTCCTGGCCCGTGCCCACGCCCACAGCGCCGACCCGCGCCTGGTCGCCGGGTACTGCGGGAAGAACGATGAGTTGGACGAGGCGATAGCGACGTTCGCCGTGGCCTACGCCGACCGGACCGAGGCGGACCACGCGGAGTTGGTGGGGGCGGTGCGGGCGGGGCGGATCGCGGCGGAGATGGGGGTGTAG
- a CDS encoding FHA domain-containing protein FhaB/FipA, producing the protein MSELTLTVMRLGFLAVLWLFVIVAVQVIRSDLFGTRVTQRGSRREAGRPQQQAARQAAPPQQRQQQPSGGGRRGRNAPSKLVVSEGILTGTTVALQGQTITLGRAHDSTIVLDDDYASSRHARIYPDRDGQWIVEDLGSTNGTYLDRSRLTTPTPIPLGAPIRIGKTVIELRK; encoded by the coding sequence ATGTCAGAGCTGACCCTCACGGTCATGCGGCTGGGTTTCCTGGCCGTACTGTGGCTGTTCGTGATCGTGGCCGTGCAGGTCATCCGCAGCGACCTGTTCGGAACGCGTGTCACACAGCGCGGCTCGCGACGGGAAGCCGGACGACCGCAGCAGCAGGCCGCCCGGCAGGCGGCGCCTCCGCAACAGCGCCAGCAGCAGCCGAGCGGGGGCGGCCGGCGGGGCCGTAACGCCCCTTCAAAACTGGTCGTCAGTGAGGGAATCCTCACCGGCACCACCGTCGCGCTCCAGGGCCAGACCATCACCCTGGGCCGGGCGCACGATTCGACGATCGTGCTGGACGACGACTACGCGTCCAGCCGTCATGCCAGGATCTACCCGGACCGCGACGGCCAGTGGATCGTCGAGGACCTCGGATCCACGAACGGCACGTACCTGGACCGGTCCCGGCTGACGACCCCCACACCGATTCCGCTGGGCGCGCCGATCCGCATCGGCAAGACCGTCATCGAGCTGCGGAAGTAG
- a CDS encoding winged helix-turn-helix transcriptional regulator, translating to MAVEQSHGTEQCKKVDDGITRVFQLFGKRWTGPIVAVLMAQPVHFADLRRAIPGISERMLSDRLTELGAAGLLVREVDEGPPLRVSYRLTESGKALGPALRELGAWAQVHLREGWQSGGC from the coding sequence ATGGCGGTCGAGCAGAGTCACGGCACGGAGCAGTGCAAGAAGGTCGACGACGGCATCACCCGTGTCTTCCAACTGTTCGGAAAGCGCTGGACCGGGCCGATCGTGGCCGTCCTGATGGCGCAGCCCGTCCACTTCGCCGACCTGCGCCGGGCGATCCCGGGCATCAGCGAACGCATGCTCTCCGACCGGCTCACGGAACTCGGCGCCGCCGGGCTGCTCGTCCGCGAGGTCGACGAGGGCCCGCCGCTGCGCGTCTCGTACCGGCTGACGGAGTCGGGCAAGGCGCTGGGACCGGCACTTCGGGAACTCGGCGCGTGGGCGCAGGTGCATCTGCGCGAGGGGTGGCAGTCGGGCGGGTGCTAG
- a CDS encoding DUF3662 and FHA domain-containing protein: MGVLKKFEQRLEGLVNGTFAKVFKSEVQPVEIAGALQRECDNNATIWNRDRTVVPNDFIVELSTPDFERLSPYSGQLGDELAGMVRDYAKQQRYTFMGTIKVHLEKADDLDTGLYRVRSRTLASSANQQAPGTPAPAAPPTAGRPGGYGYPPAAAPASAPPPMPAAPPPGGRGSAPYLQPAPAAPAAGVRMRYWVEINGARHQISRSTLVMGRSTEADVRIDDPGVSRRHCEIRTGTPSVIQDLGSTNGIVVDGQHTTRATLRDGSRIVVGSTTIIYRQAEG, translated from the coding sequence ATGGGAGTCCTGAAGAAGTTCGAGCAACGCCTCGAAGGTCTGGTCAACGGCACCTTCGCCAAGGTGTTCAAGTCCGAGGTCCAGCCCGTCGAGATCGCCGGCGCGCTCCAGCGGGAGTGCGACAACAACGCGACGATCTGGAACCGCGACCGGACCGTCGTACCCAACGACTTCATCGTGGAGCTGAGCACGCCGGACTTCGAGCGGCTCAGCCCCTACTCCGGCCAGCTCGGTGACGAGCTCGCCGGCATGGTGCGCGACTACGCCAAGCAGCAGCGCTACACCTTCATGGGAACCATCAAGGTCCACCTGGAGAAGGCGGACGACCTCGACACCGGTCTGTACCGGGTGCGCAGCCGTACGCTCGCCTCCTCCGCCAACCAGCAGGCTCCCGGCACCCCCGCTCCGGCGGCACCGCCGACGGCGGGACGGCCCGGCGGCTACGGCTATCCGCCCGCCGCCGCGCCCGCGAGCGCCCCGCCGCCCATGCCCGCCGCACCGCCGCCCGGCGGCCGCGGCTCGGCGCCGTACCTCCAGCCCGCGCCCGCCGCCCCGGCGGCCGGTGTGCGGATGCGGTACTGGGTGGAGATCAACGGCGCCCGCCATCAGATCTCCCGCTCGACGCTGGTGATGGGCCGCAGCACCGAGGCCGACGTGCGGATCGACGACCCCGGCGTATCCCGCCGGCACTGTGAGATCCGGACCGGAACGCCCTCGGTGATCCAGGATCTCGGGTCCACCAACGGCATCGTGGTGGACGGGCAGCACACCACCCGCGCTACGCTCCGCGACGGCTCGCGGATCGTCGTGGGCAGCACCACCATCATTTACCGGCAAGCCGAAGGGTGA
- a CDS encoding FMN-dependent NADH-azoreductase: MATLLHIDSSVFPAGASASRAVADAFRTSWEEQHPEGTVIHRDLAANPVPHITVDAHTAGFADPATHTPEQAAAFAERVQLIEELEQADAVLIGAPMYNATIPSTLKAWLDNVILMGRTAGTEDSKVKGIPTVVIASRGGAYGPGTPREGYDYVQNYLKAVLVDALGLDAEFIVPELTMAPQNPAMADLVPLYEASRERALGDAATKAKALAERLAA; this comes from the coding sequence ATGGCCACGCTCCTGCACATCGACTCGTCCGTGTTCCCCGCCGGCGCCAGCGCCTCCCGTGCCGTAGCCGACGCGTTCCGCACGTCCTGGGAGGAACAGCACCCGGAGGGCACGGTGATCCACCGCGACCTCGCCGCGAACCCCGTCCCGCACATCACCGTCGACGCCCACACCGCCGGCTTCGCCGACCCGGCCACGCACACGCCCGAGCAGGCGGCTGCCTTCGCCGAGCGCGTGCAGCTCATAGAGGAGCTGGAGCAGGCGGACGCGGTGCTGATCGGCGCCCCGATGTACAACGCCACGATCCCCTCGACCCTGAAGGCGTGGCTGGACAACGTGATCCTGATGGGCCGCACCGCGGGCACCGAGGACTCGAAGGTGAAGGGCATCCCGACCGTCGTGATCGCCAGCCGCGGCGGCGCCTACGGTCCCGGCACCCCGCGCGAGGGCTACGACTACGTCCAGAACTACCTGAAGGCGGTCCTCGTCGACGCCCTCGGCCTGGACGCCGAGTTCATCGTCCCGGAGCTGACCATGGCCCCGCAGAACCCGGCGATGGCCGACCTGGTCCCGCTCTACGAGGCGTCCCGCGAGCGCGCCCTCGGCGACGCGGCCACCAAGGCCAAGGCCCTGGCGGAACGCCTCGCGGCCTGA